One window from the genome of Candidatus Methylomirabilota bacterium encodes:
- a CDS encoding TIGR03668 family PPOX class F420-dependent oxidoreductase, translated as MQVLPEPVAGFISAGRVGRLGTADASGEPFVVPFCYAWDGRALYSAIDAKPKRVAAQSLRRVRNIRENPRVSVVIDEYDEDWSRLRWVLIQGRAEILTEGPEFERGADLLLAKYSQYRRMGLATDAGTMVKITPGRISHWSFAP; from the coding sequence ATGCAGGTCTTGCCCGAGCCCGTCGCGGGATTCATCTCCGCCGGCCGCGTGGGCCGCCTCGGCACCGCCGACGCCTCGGGCGAGCCATTCGTCGTGCCGTTCTGCTATGCGTGGGACGGCCGCGCGCTCTACTCCGCCATCGACGCCAAGCCCAAGCGCGTCGCCGCCCAGAGCCTCCGGCGCGTGCGCAACATCCGCGAGAATCCGCGGGTGAGCGTGGTGATCGACGAGTATGACGAGGACTGGAGCCGGCTGCGCTGGGTGCTCATCCAGGGGCGCGCGGAGATCCTGACCGAGGGGCCGGAATTCGAGCGCGGCGCCGATCTCCTCCTCGCGAAGTATTCCCAGTATCGCCGCATGGGGCTCGCGACGGATGCGGGCACCATGGTCAAGATCACGCCCGGCCGCATCAGCCACTGGAGCTTCGCGCCGTGA